In a genomic window of Drosophila takahashii strain IR98-3 E-12201 chromosome 3L, DtakHiC1v2, whole genome shotgun sequence:
- the LOC108065766 gene encoding carboxypeptidase B1, with protein MATVSKRNNQTAKERNRDAPITPLRRLVIPRPDILHTYLDYRQINQYLEYLAQRYPHFVRMHNLGHTHEKREVRALEINWMNSDNVELSPQMREQSPRPFDLAANGRSTLPVVHQGEHSRKTVFIEAGTHAREWITISTALNCIYQLTERYTRNIEVLRKLRFIIVPLVNPDGYEYSRTKNAKWRKNRRPHKSSKFVGTDCNRNYDIFWNSGPSKINRNTYKGECPFSEPETRAMRNMLNRMSSNLLFFLSLHSYGQSIMYPWGYCRENPQYWRELSSLANSGRSAIKSYNGREYRTGSISCLTKRTIAGSVVDYVYGVLKVPMALVMELPSRELGFQPPVEMISQIGHESWYGIREMCKRSYDLRHQIVRENEPQLPRPAHYDPSNEGGATESLTMSVEESTAAAGGDCARTKPKKKRTKRTALATHDEILRIQRGFKASEPSVLPEGIQALPAGLFPRQLEPRIAPVRRSGLSRDGRGAGDGVILTSRGKPPISSTMPLGVFL; from the exons ATGGCTACCGTATCCAAACGTAACAACCAGACGGCAAAGGAACGAAACCGAGATGCTCCCATAACGCCACTGCGCCGGCTGGTCATCCCACGACCGGACATCCTGCACACCTATTTGGACTACAGGCAGATCAATCAGTATCTGGAGTACCTGGCCCAGCGGTATCCCCACTTCGTACGCATGCACAACTTGGGTCACACGCACGAGAAGCGGGAAGTTCGAGCTCTAGAGATCAACTGGATGAACTCGGATAACGTGGAGCTATCCCCGCAGATGCGGGAGCAATCACCGCGGCCCTTCGATCTCGCCGCCAATGGACGATCCACCCTTCCGGTGGTCCACCAGGGTGAGCACAGCCGGAAGACGGTCTTCATAGAGGCGGGAACTCATGCACGTGAATGGATCACCATCTCCACGGCCCTTAATTGCATCTACCAACTAACCGAGCGGTACACCAGGAATATAGAGGTGCTCCGCAAGCTTCGCTTTATCATCGTGCCGCTGGTAAATCCCGATGGTTACGAGTACTCTCGCACCAAG AATGCCAAGTGGCGCAAGAACCGGCGGCCCCACAAATCCAGCAAATTTGTGGGCACTGATTGCAACAGAAACTACGACATCTTCTGGAACAGCGGACCCAGCAAGATCAACCGCAACACctacaaaggggaatgtccGTTCTCCGAGCCGGAAACGCGGGCCATGAGGAATATGCTCAACCGGATGAGCTCCAATTTGCTCTTCTTCCTGTCGCTTCACTCGTACGGCCAGAGCATTATGTATCCGTGGGGCTACTGCCGTGAAAATCCGCAATACTGGCGCGAACTGAGCTCCCTGGCCAATTCGGGAAGGAGTGCCATCAAGTCGTACAACGGACGGGAGTACCGAACGGGGAGCATTAGCTGTCTGACCAAGCGAACGATTGCCGGATCCGTTGTAGACTATGTGTATGGAGTGCTTAAGGTGCCGATGGCTTTGGTGATGGAGCTGCCGTCACGGGAACTCGGCTTTCAGCCGCCCGTCGAGATGATCAGTCAAATTGGACACGAGAGCTGGTACGGAATTCGTGAGATGTGCAAACGCTCCTATGACCTGCGCCATCAGATTGTTCGTGAAAATGAACCGCAACTTCCGCGTCCGGCGCACTATGATCCGAGTAACGAGGGCGGGGCAACTGAAAGTCTGACCATGTCTGTGGAGGAGTCCACCGCGGCAGCAGGCGGCGATTGTGCCAGGACCAAGCCGAAAAAGAAGCGGACGAAGCGCACGGCTCTGGCGACGCACGATGAGATCCTCCGAATTCAGAGGGGTTTCAAGGCAAGTGAACCGAGTGTCCTGCCCGAAGGTATTCAAGCCCTGCCCGCCGGTCTCTTTCCCCGGCAGTTGGAACCGCGTATTGCACCTGTGAGGCGATCCGGACTCAGTCGTGATGGAAGGGGCGCTGGCGATGGTGTAATCCTCACCAGCCGTGGCAAACCTCCTATCTCGTCCACAATGCCGCTGGGAGTGTTTCTATAG
- the LOC108065865 gene encoding carboxypeptidase B: protein MAKMWQGIVWSLTFCLVGLAGFGLANNLAGYEGYTKYTVQHGDEDAFRYMVDLQTSDAELDFWLLTRNSSVLTVSPKRKNQFEARLSSLGVSYQMQPLMELMEALQANSSYAEDNYDGEYEECQQEDCEEAERPRRRTRRQARGFFSHYPRYHEVLSFMSGLASRYPQYCRYESLGRSNEGRHIAALSISLNSRIRPRRVAYIQAATHGREWITTQTVLYLAYELLSNLRAFTRVLQDVEIFLVPLVNPDGYEYTHTTDRFWRKNRHRYAGHSCSGVDINRNFGNHWNYQGASQNLCSEVYSGTSPNSEPETSAVVRYLEFNRNRVKLSLDVHSFGKFIFYPYGYAKNTVPPTVGTLRSVALRAANQIGRYRGTRYTTGTSASILYEASGSLDDYAYGNLGIPLSYTLELPGDEFHVPAHDIIHVCKETFAGFIEFIRHVSLY from the exons ATGGCAAAAATGTGGCAGGGAATCGTGTGGAGCTTGACTTTCTGCCTCGTTGGATTGGCGGGTTTCGGCCTCGCCAACAATCTCGCCGGCTACGAAGG TTATACCAaatacactgtgcaacatgGCGATGAGGATGCCTTCCGCTACATGGTGGATCTGCAGACGAGCGACGCGGAGCTGGACTTCTGGCTGCTGACCAGAAATTCCTCGGTGCTGACGGTGAGCCCCAAGCGGAAGAATCAGTTCGAGGCTCGTCTGTCCAGTTTGGGAGTCAGCTACCAGATGCAGCCCCTAATGGAGCTGATGGAGGCCCTTCAGGCCAACAGTTCCTATGCCGAGGACAATTACGATGGCGAGTACGAGGAGTGTCAGCAGGAGGATTGCGAAGAGGCAGAGCGTCCACGCCGAAGGACTCGTCGCCAGGCTCGCGGCTTCTTCTCGCACTATCCTCGGTACCATGAGGTGCTGAGCTTCATGAGCGGACTGGCCTCCAGATATCCGCAGTACTGCCGCTACGAATCCCTGGGGCGTTCCAATGAGGGTCGCCATATAGCTGCCTTGTCCATTTCCCTGAACAGTAGGATTCGTCCCCGTCGAGTGGCCTATATCCAGGCAGCCACCCATGGAAGGGAGTGGATCACCACGCAGACGGTTCTCTATTTGGCTTACGAACTGCTCAGCAATCTGCGCGCCTTCACAAGGGTCCTGCAGGATGTGGAGATCTTCCTGGTGCCACTTGTCAATCCCGATGGCTATGAGTACACCCACACGACG GATCGTTTCTGGCGCAAGAACCGTCACCGTTATGCGGGTCATTCCTGCTCCGGCGTGGATATCAATCGTAACTTTGGAAACCACTGGAACTACCAGGGAGCCAGTCAGAAC CTCTGCTCGGAGGTTTACTCGGGCACATCGCCCAATTCGGAACCGGAGACCTCGGCCGTTGTGAGATATTTGGAATTCAATCGAAACCGTGTGAAACTCAGCCTGGATGTTCACTCATTTggcaaattcattttttatccCTACGGCTATGCGAA aaATACCGTGCCACCCACCGTGGGAACGCTGCGTTCGGTGGCTCTGAGGGCCGCCAACCAGATCGGCAGGTACCGCGGCACCCGCTACACCACCGGAACCTCCGCCTCCATTTTGTACGAGGCCTCCGGCAGCTTGGATGATTACGCCTATGGAAACCTGGGCATCCCCCTGTCCTACACGCTAGAGCTGCCCGGTGACGAGTTCCACGTGCCCGCCCACGACATCATCCACGTCTGCAAGGAGACATTCGCCGGCTTCATCGAGTTCATCCGGCACGTCAGCCTCTACTAG
- the LOC108065769 gene encoding carboxypeptidase B1, which translates to MTSSLLSLLALLLVQPLVLFAWQDYKDFKVYELKPQGVEDLNLIRKWSKEKPLWDFLGQKRNESSLKVMIPPEEVDCLVETFSRYHIEHRVLIEDLAPLVQSQREENLKKKLLIQMPQIDVLAAFYTHSEINDYLDSLPQRFPKRVQVKQFGWSYERRALKVLTITNGDGKGNKPVILIDGTVHAREWISPSMALYIIQQLLDNYAENQELLEDYDWVIMPVVNADGYEYTHTDSRYWRKTRRPTNNPECVGTDINRNFGYEWGHDEGSSSDPCEDIYRGESPFDQPESQVLRDVMLHYRGRLNFYLSLHSYGNYFLLPWGYTSDFPDHYQDMMSVADAGAKAIVHSTNGIYSYGSTYYVLYPTSGDTADFALGVVNATVAMTMELPAAGFMGFDPWVSHIERLVTESWVGVRAMAAEVIRRYPA; encoded by the exons ATGACTTCGTCGCTCTTAAGTTTACTAGCTCTACTGCTAGTGCAGCCATTGGTCCTCTTCGCCTGGCAGGATTACAAGGACTTCAAGGTGTACGAGCTGAAACCTCAAGGAGTCGAAGACCTGAATCTTATAAGAAAGTGGTCTAAAGAAAAGCCACTTTGGGATTTTCTCGGCCAAAAAAGGAATGAGAGCTCACTCAAGGTGATGATACCGCCTGAAGAAGTTGATTGTTTAGTTGAAACTTTTAGTAGATATCACATAGAACATAGAGTTCTAATTGAGGACCTTGCACCTTTAGTGCAATCCCAACGAGAGGAGAATTTGAAGAAAAAGCTACTCATCCAAATGCCCCAAATCGATGTTCTTGCAGCTTTTTATACCCACTCGGAAATTAACGATTACCTGGATAGTTTACCCCAAAGATTTCCCAAACGAGTTCAGGTGAAGCAATTCGGATGGAGTTACGAAAGACGAGCCCTCAAAGTTTTGACAATTACAAATGGAGATGGAAAGGGTAATAAACCAGTAATCCTAATTGATGGTACCGTGCATGCCCGGGAATGGATATCACCCTCGATGGCCCTTTATATCATCCAACAGCTGCTGGATAACTACGCGGAAAACCAGGAGCTTTTAGAGGACTACGACTGGGTGATTATGCCAGTGGTCAATGCTGATGGATATGAATACACTCATACGGATTCTCGTTATTGGCGTAAGACTCGTCGACCTACCAATAATCCGGAATGCGTTGGTACGGACATCAATCGGAATTTCGGCTACGAATGGGGCCACGATGAGGGATCCTCTTCGGATCCCTGCGAGGATATTTATCGAGGGGAGAGCCCTTTCGACCAACCCGAGTCGCAGGTTCTGCGAGATGTGATGCTCCATTATAGGGGACGACTTAACTTTTATCTCTCACTCCACTCCTACGGAAACTATTTCCTTCTACCCTGGGGTTATACCAG tGATTTTCCGGATCACTACCAGGACATGATGTCTGTTGCGGATGCCGGTGCCAAGGCGATTGTCCACTCCACCAATGGAATCTATAGCTACGGAAGTACCTATTATGTGCTATATCCAACTTCTGGCGACACGGCGGACTTCGCTCTGGGCGTGGTAAACGCCACTGTGGCCATGACCATGGAGCTGCCGGCTGCTGGATTCATGGGATTCGATCCCTGGGTCTCCCACATCGAGCGATTGGTCACGGAAAGTTGGGTGGGAGTGCGGGCCATGGCCGCGGAGGTGATAAGGCGCTATCCGGCGTAA
- the LOC108065761 gene encoding carboxypeptidase B1, whose protein sequence is MKFSLGLLVLFLGAALVAANQDYEGYRIYEVIPSNADQAKLLYQLSLEGFDFISESRLLGHPSRVIVSPDQLEQFQQLVEGEKITNSLVNSNLGASIAEEFAQRQMQRLLAPITGKGRLSTERYYSHEEIINYIDDLAQRFPSRVYVRTVGWSYEHRVLKTITVTNGDGKAGKKLIFLDGGFHAREWISPAAVLYVIDQLVEQFEENAYLLKDYDWVILPLVNADGYEHTQTGTLARMWRKTRQPYQYAGQTCYGADPNRNFDFHWNEEGASSNPCADTYAGPTAFSEPETIVVRDLMHSLADRGVMYLTIHSYGNYLLYPWGWTSDLPDNWEDLDAVARTGAEAIKNATGTEYTYGSSTNVLYIAAGASDDYGYYAGFNVSITMELPGAGSIGFNPPVTRIDEFVTETWIGIRAMAEKLIEMY, encoded by the exons ATGAAGTTCTCCCTGGGTTTGCTAGTGCTCTTTCTGGGCGCCGCCCTTGTGGCCGCCAATCAGGATTACGAGGG TTACCGCATTTATGAGGTGATTCCTTCAAATGCAGACCAGGCTAAATTGTTGTACCAGCTCAGTTTGGAGGGATTTGATTTCATCAGTGAGAGCCGTCTGTTGGGACATCCCTCTCGGGTGATTGTGAGTCCCGACCAGTTGGAGCAGTTCCAGCAGTTGGTTGAGGGAGAGAAGATCACCAATAGTCTGGTGAACTCAAACCTGGGAGCTTCCATTGCCGAGGAGTTTGCCCAGCGGCAGATGCAGCGACTTTTGGCCCCCATCACGGGCAAGGGTCGCCTGAGCACGGAGCGCTATTACAGCCACGAGGAGATCATCAACTATATCGATGACCTGGCCCAGCGTTTCCCCAGTCGTGTGTATGTAAGGACCGTGGGTTGGTCCTACGAGCACCGAGTTCTGAAGACCATCACCGTCACAAATGGCGATGGCAAGGCCGGCAAGAAACTGATCTTCTTGGATGGCGGTTTCCATGCCAGGGAGTGGATTTCCCCAGCGGCTGTTCTGTACGTCATCGATCAGTTGGTGGAACAGTTCGAGGAGAATGCCTATCTGCTGAAGGATTACGACTGGGTTATTCTGCCTTTGGTCAATGCCGATGGTTACGAGCACACCCAGACCGGAACTCTGGCCCGCATGTGGCGCAAGACCCGTCAGCCCTATCAGTACGCCGGACAGACCTGCTATGGAGCCGATCCCAACCGGAACTTTGACTTCCACTGGAACGAGGAGGGAGCTTCCTCGAACCCCTGCGCTGATACCTATGCCGGCCCAACGGCCTTCTCCGAACCAGAGACTATTGTAGTCCGGGATCTGATGCACTCACTGGCGGACAGGGGTGTCATGTACCTCACCATCCACTCCTACGGCAACTATCTGTTGTATCCATGGGGATGGACTTC cgaTCTGCCCGACAACTGGGAGGATCTGGATGCTGTGGCTCGCACTGGAGCTGAGGCAATTAAGAACGCCACTGGAACGGAGTACACCTACGGATCCTCCACCAATGTCCTGTACATTGCTGCTGGTGCCAGTGATGACTATGGCTACTATGCCGGTTTCAATGTGTCCATCACCATGGAATTGCCAGGAGCTGGCAGCATTGGATTCAATCCTCCAGTCACCCGCATCGATGAGTTCGTCACCGAAACCTGGATTGGTATCCGCGCCATGGCTGAGAAACTGATCGAGAtgtactaa
- the LOC108065763 gene encoding carboxypeptidase B1, which translates to MAVWWLLLALSCLSFSDGLQKSNKYEGFKIYQLSSKARSVALEEALSELVKNASYYEVFPGFKGGNSAKVMVHPDEQVNFVKLMDDNNVDYDILNRNVGLTLSRQFETNRMLRQWFPYNGRLGTERYYSHDEINQYIEDLAGKYPTRVFLKTVGKSYEGRWLKTITITNGDARRNKNVILVDGGFHAREWISPAAAVYLIDQLVNNSQENADLLQDFDWVILPVVNPDGYEYTQLSADTRMWRKTRRPSSNDCIGTDPNRNFDFHWNEEGASLDPCDNTYAGAKAFSEPEALVVGDLIHSYVGRGKFYLTLHSYGSLILYPWGWTAAVPDTVEDLDEVAQEGKNAILEATGTVYTAGPSTTTINYAAAGASDDYAFNAGFPISFTMELPAGGTGFDPPASDIDHIVKETWVGITAMARRVIKKYPL; encoded by the exons ATGGCAGTTTGGTGGCTTTTGCTGGCTCTCAGCTGCCTGAGTTTTTCAGATGGACTgcagaaatccaataaatacGAAGG CTTTAAAATATACCAGTTATCTAGTAAAGCTCGTTCGGTGGCATTGGAAGAAGCCCTTTCCGAATTGGTCAAGAATGCATCATACTATGAGGTTTTCCCGGGCTTCAAAGGCGGCAATTCAGCCAAGGTGATGGTGCATCCCGATGAGCAGGTTAACTTTGTAAAGCTGATGGATGACAACAATGTGGACTATGATATTCTCAACCGGAATGTTGGCCTCACTCTGAGCCGCCAATTCGAAACGAATCGCATGTTGCGCCAGTGGTTTCCTTACAATGGAAGATTGGGAACGGAGAGATACTATTCGCATGATGAGATCAACCAGTATATCGAAGATCTTGCGGGGAAATATCCCACGAGGGTTTTCCTAAAAACCGTTGGCAAGAGTTACGAGGGTCGTTGGCTGAAAACCATCACTATAACCAATGGAGATGCCCGGCGAAATAAGAATGTAATCTTAGTGGATGGTGGTTTCCATGCTCGCGAGTGGATCTCACCTGCAGCTGCGGTTTATCTGATCGATCAGTTGGTAAATAACTCACAGGAGAATGCCGATCTGCTGCAGGACTTCGATTGGGTCATCCTTCCCGTGGTCAATCCCGATGGCTATGAGTACACCCAACTTTCGGCGGATACTCGTATGTGGCGAAAGACCAGGAGGCCCAGCAGCAACGATTGCATCGGTACCGATCCCAACCGGAACTTTGATTTCCACTGGAATGAGGAGGGTGCATCGCTGGATCCTTGTGATAATACCTATGCCGGTGCGAAGGCTTTCTCAGAACCAGAGGCTCTAGTGGTGGGAGATCTCATCCATAGCTATGTGGGTCGAGGAAAGTTTTACTTGACTTTGCATTCTTATGGCTCCCTAATTCTGTACCCTTGGGGCTGGACGGC AGCTGTTCCCGATACCGTTGAAGACCTTGATGAGGTGGCTCAGGAAGGTAAAAATGCTATTCTGGAGGCCACAGGAACTGTCTATACGGCCGGACCCTCTACGACAACTATTAAttatgctgctgctggggccAGTGACGATTACGCCTTCAATGCGGGCTTCCCCATTTCGTTTACAATGGAACTGCCCGCTGGCGGTACTGGATTCGATCCCCCGGCCTCGGACATAGATCACATAGTTAAGGAGACCTGGGTGGGCATTACAGCCATGGCTCGGAGGGTCATTAAAAAGTATCCATTGTAA
- the LOC108065795 gene encoding probable G-protein coupled receptor Mth-like 6, giving the protein MEEMGKTFHDHIILRDYACEDLNIRGYTWIENEHFLVQSFNWTEKVEYKIYRYSSKLLPPAVREIGLISLICYILTIAVYLYVNKLQNLGGKCFICCLFCMFMKCLFWVLNSWKLLKGVHFLAGYMTFFFWMASFLWFFALNHVFWERFGFDKSKPARFRFRTYSFFVWDSAAMLTVLIYTLNYFWGINPRYMCQYSIWLKEGNVSIFYGIYYGLMLTVSLLNMMFTILTVRILRKQIRDLKKSNPVMEIMTYVMWLRLSTILGVTWSLDLFLSVLQTYHFWPQVLRFADYFHAAFGITIFVLFVLKRSTLQWLKEGNRVNMTQKHPDAHMAETSC; this is encoded by the exons ATGGAAGAAATGGGTAAAACCTTCCATGACCACATAATCTTAAGAGATTATGCCTGTGAAGATCTAAACATCAGGGGATATACATGGATTGAG AACGAGCACTTTTTGGTTCAATCCTTCAACTGGACTGAAAAGGTGGAGTACAAAATCTATAGGTATTCATCGAAGTTGCTGCCGCCGGCGGTCCGTGAAA TCGGCTTGatttcattgatttgttaTATTCTTACGATTGCTGTTTATCTATACGTAAATAAACTTCAAAACTTAGGCGGAAAGTGCTTCATCTGTTGTCTCTTCTGCATGTTTATGAAATGCCTTTTCTGGGTGCTGAATTCTTGGAAATTGTTGAAAGGCGTGCACTTTCTGGCAG GTTATATGACTTTCTTCTTCTGGATGGCTTCCTTTCTTTGGTTCTTTGCCTTAAATCATGTATTTTGGGAGAGATTTGGGTTCGACAAGAGTAAGCCTGCACGGTTCCGATTTAGAACCTATTCATTCTTTGTGTGGGACAGTGCTGCGATGCTAACCGTACTCATCTATACCTTAAACTATTTTTGGGGGATCAACCCACGGTACATGTGCCAGTACTCCATTTGGTTAAAAGAGGGAAATGTTTCCATTTTCTATGGAATCTACTATGGCCTAATGCTGACTGTTAGCCTCTTGAACATGATGTTCACTATCCTGACGGTAAGGATTCTACGAAAGCAAATAAGGGATCTGAAGAAAAGCAACCCAGTGATGGAGATCATGAC TTACGTAATGTGGTTGCGGCTATCTACGATCTTGGGAGTCACTTGGAGCCTGGATTTATTTCTCAGTGTTTTGCAAACCTATCATTTTTGGCCGCAGGTCCTGCGTTTTGCCGACTACTTTCATGCGGCCTTTGGTATAACCATTTTTGTGCTATTTGTCCTCAAGCGCAGCACGCTTCAATGGCTGAAGGAGGG GAATCGGGTTAATATGACGCAAAAACATCCTGATGCACACATGGCCGAAACATCCTGCTag